The Bacteroidales bacterium genome includes a window with the following:
- the porU gene encoding type IX secretion system sortase PorU produces the protein MIRLLTFLTIINIFSFLSAQPYAPASRNAVFEPAASSVLAEGKWFKMKITSTGIYKLTYEDLQSMGFVNPSAVRIFGNGGAMLPLMNSDSRYDDLVENAVYRYTGTDGVFNKGDYILFYATGTVKWNYNLTTSMFEQQLHQYSEAAWYFVTDAAGTGKTIAERNVLTATSGTVVTSFDDYLFHEKNKYNVLKSGRQWFGERLDLKAYDTTFIFPNLVTATPVKIRINVCGRSGVQNTFTISLNDAVIGSLLVDTVDPKIKTGSYGNQKNTLFSKTVTSDNVKIRVSYNQVSGDDEGYLDYITVNARRQLVLSGDAMFFRDRTNSGIHSVVTYNLANCNDQTEIWDLTDPYNIVKVPAQLNGTTLSFTDSTYILREYVALKKGAAFQKPVTDSKQAGVGIVTNQNLHAIGSTQMLIITHPLFIQAADSIAEFHRNLDGLSVAVATTEQVYNEFSSGAPDISAIRDFARMIYKRGSGDDRLKYLMLVGDGSYNNISNVAGNANFILTYQSENSLNASFSYVSDDFFGILGEGEGGTSKMEDFSLDLGIGRLPVKTEEEAMNIYRKLKNYTNNKNKGDWQNNILFAADDQDGNLHMTQANELATWVDNNHPEFAVKKVFLDAYPQVSSSSGTRYPDVNRTLTENFEKGLLIFNYTGHGGEGGLADERILMREDLSSLTNFNRLPLFMTATCEFSRFDDLTRDGDGNITESTSAGEYSILNPRGGSIGLITTTRIVYSNENHALNSRFYQIAFTRDASGNYYRLGDIIRLTKNVLNDSRNKLNFTLLGDPALRLAIPEYNVVTDSVNHVPVTEPIDTLKAFSRIMVTGHIENNSHQLMQSYNGLIFPSVYDKAKTITTLANDVSSQPMQFTTREDLLYKGKASVSNGRFTFEFVVPKDITYNYGEGRIIYFSDTQNQDAKGEFSGIVIGGTDRNAEQDVTGPEISLYLNDEYFNDKGITNTSPVIYALISDESGINTIGNGIGHDITGVIDGDVTNPVIMNEYFQGDLNNFSSGTVAYPMTGLSEGMHSLTLKVWDVYNNSSEAFIEFRVIPGDEMMITRLGNYPNPARDHTIFTFEHNQPAEEITAEITVYDLQGRIIYNYSEVIQSTGFNTSLPVWDLRDSNGNLIKPGIYPYRIRLTSDKGMSAESFQKLVVFR, from the coding sequence ATGATCCGCCTGCTGACATTTCTTACCATTATAAATATATTCTCCTTTTTGTCAGCACAGCCATACGCTCCTGCCAGCCGAAATGCTGTTTTTGAACCGGCCGCCTCATCCGTGCTTGCAGAGGGCAAATGGTTTAAAATGAAAATCACATCCACCGGAATTTACAAACTGACATATGAGGACCTGCAATCCATGGGATTCGTCAATCCTTCAGCTGTGCGTATTTTCGGAAACGGCGGTGCCATGCTTCCTTTGATGAATTCCGACAGCAGGTATGATGATCTTGTCGAAAACGCGGTTTACCGTTACACCGGCACCGACGGAGTCTTTAACAAAGGCGATTACATTCTGTTCTATGCTACCGGAACCGTTAAATGGAATTACAACCTTACCACTTCGATGTTTGAGCAACAGCTGCACCAATACAGTGAGGCAGCCTGGTATTTCGTTACGGATGCGGCAGGTACAGGCAAAACAATAGCTGAAAGAAATGTATTAACAGCCACATCCGGAACTGTAGTTACGTCATTTGACGATTATTTATTTCATGAAAAGAATAAATACAATGTACTGAAATCAGGCAGGCAATGGTTTGGCGAAAGGCTGGATTTAAAAGCCTATGATACCACTTTTATATTTCCCAACCTGGTAACTGCAACACCGGTTAAAATCAGGATAAATGTTTGCGGCCGGTCGGGTGTACAAAATACTTTTACTATTTCACTGAATGATGCCGTTATCGGCAGTTTACTGGTGGATACGGTTGATCCGAAAATAAAGACCGGTTCTTATGGTAATCAGAAAAACACACTTTTTTCAAAAACTGTAACCAGCGATAATGTAAAAATAAGGGTTTCCTATAACCAGGTTTCCGGCGATGACGAGGGCTATCTTGACTATATCACTGTAAATGCACGCAGGCAGCTTGTACTCAGCGGCGATGCAATGTTCTTCAGGGACCGCACAAATTCAGGCATTCATAGTGTAGTCACTTATAACCTTGCAAATTGCAATGATCAGACCGAGATCTGGGATCTGACCGATCCGTATAACATTGTTAAAGTGCCGGCACAACTGAATGGCACAACGCTGTCATTCACCGACAGCACGTACATTCTCAGGGAATATGTGGCCTTGAAAAAAGGAGCCGCATTTCAGAAACCGGTTACCGACTCAAAACAGGCCGGTGTGGGAATCGTGACAAACCAGAATTTACATGCCATCGGATCCACGCAGATGCTGATTATAACCCACCCTTTGTTTATACAGGCTGCCGACAGCATTGCTGAATTTCACAGAAATCTCGACGGGCTGTCAGTTGCGGTAGCCACAACCGAACAGGTTTACAACGAATTTTCATCAGGAGCCCCTGATATAAGCGCCATACGCGACTTTGCGCGTATGATTTACAAAAGGGGAAGCGGTGACGACAGGCTGAAATACCTGATGCTGGTCGGCGACGGGTCTTATAATAATATATCGAATGTGGCGGGAAATGCGAACTTTATTCTGACCTACCAATCAGAAAACTCGTTGAATGCAAGTTTTTCATACGTTTCGGATGACTTTTTCGGTATACTCGGAGAAGGTGAAGGGGGAACTTCAAAGATGGAAGATTTCAGCCTTGATCTTGGAATCGGACGTCTGCCGGTCAAGACTGAAGAAGAGGCAATGAATATCTACAGGAAATTAAAAAACTATACAAATAATAAAAACAAGGGCGACTGGCAGAACAATATTCTTTTTGCTGCAGACGATCAGGACGGAAACCTGCACATGACGCAGGCAAACGAACTGGCCACATGGGTTGACAACAATCACCCTGAATTTGCCGTAAAGAAAGTCTTTCTGGATGCCTATCCACAGGTTTCTTCTTCATCAGGCACCCGGTACCCCGATGTGAACCGTACCCTTACCGAAAATTTTGAAAAAGGCCTGTTGATTTTCAATTATACCGGTCATGGCGGAGAGGGGGGCCTTGCTGATGAAAGGATCCTGATGCGTGAAGACCTTTCCTCACTTACCAATTTCAACCGGTTACCACTATTTATGACGGCAACCTGCGAATTCAGCCGATTTGACGATCTCACACGTGACGGCGATGGCAACATTACTGAAAGTACGTCTGCAGGTGAATATTCCATTCTCAATCCCCGGGGTGGCAGTATCGGGCTCATTACAACCACCCGGATTGTATACTCGAATGAAAACCATGCGCTGAACTCAAGGTTTTACCAGATTGCCTTTACAAGGGATGCTTCGGGAAATTACTACAGGCTCGGAGACATAATACGGCTTACTAAAAACGTACTGAACGACAGCCGTAACAAACTCAATTTTACCCTTCTCGGTGATCCTGCCCTTCGACTGGCAATTCCAGAATACAATGTCGTGACGGATTCAGTGAATCATGTGCCGGTCACAGAACCCATTGATACGCTAAAGGCTTTTTCAAGGATCATGGTTACCGGACATATTGAAAACAACAGCCATCAGCTGATGCAGTCATACAACGGGCTGATTTTCCCCTCGGTGTATGATAAAGCCAAAACCATTACAACCCTTGCAAATGATGTCAGCTCCCAGCCTATGCAATTCACTACACGTGAAGACTTGTTATACAAGGGAAAGGCAAGCGTTTCCAATGGCCGGTTCACATTTGAATTCGTTGTACCCAAAGATATAACCTACAACTACGGAGAAGGGCGGATCATTTATTTCTCCGATACCCAAAACCAGGACGCAAAAGGTGAGTTCAGCGGCATTGTAATTGGCGGAACCGACCGGAATGCCGAACAGGATGTGACAGGACCTGAGATCTCCCTGTATCTCAACGATGAATATTTTAACGATAAAGGAATAACCAATACGAGTCCGGTAATTTATGCCCTGATATCAGATGAGAGCGGAATCAATACGATTGGTAACGGCATCGGTCATGACATTACAGGCGTAATTGACGGGGATGTAACCAACCCGGTTATAATGAACGAATATTTTCAGGGTGATCTCAACAACTTCAGTTCGGGCACAGTGGCATACCCTATGACCGGTCTTTCCGAAGGCATGCACTCTTTGACTCTTAAGGTTTGGGATGTTTACAACAATTCATCCGAAGCATTTATTGAATTCAGGGTGATTCCTGGTGATGAGATGATGATAACCCGCTTGGGTAATTACCCGAATCCTGCGCGCGATCACACAATATTTACTTTTGAGCATAACCAGCCTGCAGAAGAAATTACTGCAGAAATAACTGTCTATGACCTTCAGGGACGGATCATCTACAACTATTCCGAGGTGATACAATCAACTGGTTTCAATACTTCATTACCGGTTTGGGATCTCAGGGATTCAAACGGTAACCTTATTAAACCCGGAATTTATCCTTACCGCATCAGGTTAACCAGCGACAAAGGAATGTCAGCCGAGAGTTTCCAGAAACTTGTTGTCTTCAGATAA
- a CDS encoding PorP/SprF family type IX secretion system membrane protein produces the protein MNRGKVLISALFMLTGTIMAGQDFHFSQFMPTMVHVNPGYASLPASPEAGLVYRNQWPGISATFVTYGADLVVPVSSWNSGFGMGFTNDVQGGGVISQAAATLQYSYLIKLDRNWQVGAGLSASWVIRHFDASQLLFRSDILNDLGYSYGNTNFASYDRSYPDFSVGFIARHDGFLTFGVSASHLTRPSNTESSLYGARLPLKYTAFVSGVVGGNNRYSDFTLEPAVYFSKQQNNNEIIWGTNVNMAEKFLIGGWFRNSTSLSMDAFIVSAGISWEKYNIIYSYDVNLKKFNSLSTKLAAHEVTFLYRFKYNDQHKVKRFRKSECPAY, from the coding sequence ATGAACAGAGGAAAAGTCCTGATATCAGCCCTTTTTATGCTCACCGGAACCATAATGGCCGGTCAGGATTTTCATTTCTCCCAGTTCATGCCCACCATGGTGCATGTAAACCCGGGTTATGCTTCATTGCCGGCATCACCGGAGGCCGGATTGGTATACCGTAATCAGTGGCCCGGCATTTCAGCCACGTTTGTAACTTATGGCGCCGATCTGGTTGTACCTGTAAGCTCATGGAACAGCGGATTCGGCATGGGATTCACAAATGATGTCCAGGGAGGAGGTGTTATCAGCCAGGCTGCCGCCACATTGCAATACAGCTACCTGATAAAGCTCGACAGGAACTGGCAGGTTGGTGCAGGCTTAAGCGCTTCATGGGTGATCAGGCATTTTGATGCCAGCCAGCTTCTTTTTCGTTCGGATATTCTGAATGACCTGGGATACAGTTATGGAAACACCAATTTTGCAAGTTATGACAGGAGTTATCCCGATTTTTCAGTGGGTTTCATTGCAAGGCATGATGGGTTTCTTACATTCGGAGTTTCGGCAAGTCACCTTACAAGGCCTTCAAATACTGAAAGTTCACTCTACGGCGCCCGGTTACCTTTAAAATATACGGCATTTGTATCAGGTGTTGTGGGTGGAAATAACCGCTATTCCGATTTTACACTGGAACCGGCTGTGTATTTTTCAAAGCAGCAGAATAACAATGAAATTATTTGGGGAACGAATGTTAACATGGCTGAGAAGTTTCTTATCGGCGGCTGGTTCAGAAACAGCACCAGCCTGAGCATGGATGCTTTTATAGTTTCAGCGGGAATTTCATGGGAAAAATACAATATCATTTACAGTTATGACGTTAATCTGAAAAAATTTAATTCTTTGTCAACAAAATTGGCTGCACATGAAGTAACCTTTTTATATCGCTTCAAGTATAATGATCAACACAAAGTAAAAAGGTTCAGAAAAAGTGAATGTCCGGCTTACTAA
- a CDS encoding OmpH family outer membrane protein — protein sequence MKRVSLVLNIVLAVAVIVLYVLHFTGTGMSKNSKNDASSASGVKAGSDIFYVQIDSVISNFDMAKDLSGELESKFNNSDSQLKSRQTAYQKEVNDYQYKAQRGLITRSDAQNIEQQLYAKQQDLVTLQQNLTNEINEQQAVMNRQVINAIMEYMKENSAKFNYKYVLATSFGNNVLYANDSLDITKSVIAGLNEKYKNDKKQK from the coding sequence ATGAAAAGAGTTTCGCTTGTTTTAAATATAGTGCTGGCTGTGGCTGTCATTGTATTGTACGTACTTCATTTCACCGGAACAGGAATGTCGAAGAATTCAAAAAATGACGCTTCATCAGCATCCGGAGTGAAGGCTGGCAGCGATATTTTTTATGTACAGATCGATTCGGTGATCAGCAACTTCGATATGGCTAAGGATCTTTCAGGAGAACTCGAATCCAAATTCAACAATTCCGATTCCCAGTTGAAATCAAGGCAGACAGCCTACCAGAAAGAAGTAAATGATTACCAGTATAAAGCACAGCGGGGACTGATAACCCGTTCAGATGCCCAGAACATCGAACAGCAATTGTATGCCAAACAGCAGGACCTGGTTACTCTTCAGCAGAACCTCACAAACGAAATCAATGAGCAGCAGGCCGTGATGAACCGCCAGGTTATCAATGCCATCATGGAGTACATGAAAGAAAACAGTGCAAAATTCAATTACAAATATGTGCTGGCCACTTCATTCGGCAACAACGTACTATATGCAAACGACAGCCTCGACATTACGAAAAGCGTGATTGCCGGACTGAATGAAAAATACAAGAACGATAAGAAGCAAAAATAA
- the pruA gene encoding L-glutamate gamma-semialdehyde dehydrogenase has product MPASGFFNVPDPRNEPVLTYAPGTREREDLKKQLRDYRENPIEIPMFIGGKEVKTQQTIDINPPHDHQHLLGKYFQGDEKDVASAIDAALKAREAWASLSWEARASVFLKAADLLSGPYRLKINAATMLGQSKNIFQAEIDAACELTDFLRFNVKFMTDLYKFQPYSPPGVWNRMDWRPLEGFIFALTPFNFTSIAGNLPTSPAMLGNVVVWKPSKAQVYSAKVIMDVLREAGLPDGVINMVFAPGPVVGKVVLSHPRFAGIHYTGSTEVFQDLWKTIGNNIHQYHTYPRIVGETGGKDFVMVHETADPRAVATALARGAFEYQGQKCSAVSRAYIPDTLWPKIKDMLLSDLASFSMGGPEDFTNFINAVIDDGSFTKLKKVIDRVSREKKAKIISGGKTYKKTGYFIEPTVVQTEDPMYFAMQEEFFGPILTLYVYPAKKFEQTLEICDKTSIYALTGSIFARDREIIELASRKLMNAAGNFYINDKPTGAVVGQQPFGGSRGSGTNDKAGSAINLMRWLSPRSVKETFLPADDYRYPFMFER; this is encoded by the coding sequence ATGCCAGCATCCGGATTTTTCAATGTTCCCGACCCCCGTAATGAGCCGGTTTTAACATACGCTCCGGGTACTAGGGAAAGAGAAGATTTAAAGAAACAACTGAGGGATTACCGCGAAAACCCCATTGAAATACCTATGTTTATTGGTGGTAAGGAGGTTAAAACCCAGCAAACCATTGATATCAATCCCCCGCATGATCATCAGCATCTGCTCGGTAAATATTTCCAGGGCGATGAGAAAGATGTGGCCTCTGCAATTGATGCCGCTCTCAAAGCCCGTGAAGCCTGGGCATCTCTATCATGGGAAGCCCGCGCATCAGTGTTCCTGAAAGCAGCCGACCTTCTTTCGGGACCATACAGGCTTAAGATCAATGCTGCCACGATGCTGGGTCAGAGCAAAAACATTTTCCAGGCTGAAATTGATGCTGCGTGTGAGCTTACCGACTTCCTCAGGTTCAACGTCAAGTTCATGACCGACCTGTATAAATTCCAGCCTTATTCTCCTCCCGGTGTATGGAACCGGATGGACTGGAGGCCGCTTGAGGGTTTTATTTTCGCTCTTACACCTTTTAATTTTACATCCATTGCAGGTAACCTGCCCACTTCGCCGGCTATGCTCGGCAATGTGGTTGTATGGAAACCGTCGAAAGCACAGGTATACTCGGCAAAAGTAATCATGGATGTGCTCAGGGAAGCGGGATTACCTGACGGTGTTATTAATATGGTATTTGCCCCTGGCCCTGTAGTGGGAAAGGTAGTCCTTTCACATCCCAGGTTTGCCGGAATACACTATACCGGGTCAACCGAGGTATTCCAGGATCTGTGGAAGACAATCGGGAATAACATTCACCAGTATCATACCTATCCGCGTATTGTGGGTGAAACAGGCGGAAAAGACTTTGTCATGGTTCACGAAACCGCCGACCCCAGGGCAGTTGCAACAGCACTGGCCCGCGGCGCTTTTGAATACCAGGGACAGAAATGCTCGGCCGTTTCAAGGGCTTATATTCCCGATACCCTATGGCCGAAAATCAAGGATATGCTTTTGTCCGACCTGGCCTCTTTCAGTATGGGCGGACCTGAGGATTTCACCAACTTTATCAATGCAGTTATTGATGATGGATCGTTCACAAAGCTCAAGAAAGTGATCGACCGGGTGAGCCGTGAGAAGAAGGCGAAAATCATTTCAGGCGGAAAAACATATAAGAAGACCGGCTATTTTATAGAACCCACTGTGGTTCAGACAGAAGACCCAATGTATTTTGCCATGCAGGAAGAGTTTTTCGGGCCTATCCTCACCTTGTATGTTTACCCGGCAAAGAAATTCGAACAAACATTGGAAATTTGCGATAAAACAAGCATATACGCACTTACCGGATCAATATTTGCACGCGACAGAGAAATTATAGAACTGGCGTCGCGTAAGCTTATGAATGCAGCCGGTAACTTCTATATCAATGATAAACCCACGGGAGCTGTGGTTGGTCAGCAACCCTTCGGAGGAAGCCGTGGTTCAGGAACTAATGATAAAGCAGGATCGGCCATCAACCTGATGAGATGGCTTTCGCCCCGTTCCGTTAAGGAAACCTTCCTGCCGGCCGATGATTACCGGTATCCATTCATGTTTGAAAGGTAA
- a CDS encoding septum formation initiator family protein: MLVITKVRYANFTGTRGKMSSRINIEEIRTTTIKIWEQYKNSPVGKALRNKFVATGVIFFIWLLLFDQNNLADRRKTTSQFNQLLSEKEYYEQKIVEDRKRINELKTNSENLEKFAREQYLMKKDNEDIFIIVDE, encoded by the coding sequence ATGCTGGTGATAACAAAGGTGCGATATGCTAATTTTACAGGCACAAGAGGCAAAATGAGTTCCAGGATAAACATAGAAGAGATCAGGACTACAACGATTAAAATCTGGGAGCAATATAAAAACTCTCCGGTTGGTAAGGCTTTGCGCAATAAATTTGTAGCCACCGGGGTCATTTTCTTCATCTGGCTTCTGTTGTTTGATCAGAATAACCTGGCAGACAGGCGGAAGACAACCAGCCAGTTCAACCAGCTGTTGAGCGAGAAGGAATATTATGAGCAAAAAATTGTCGAGGACCGCAAACGCATCAATGAATTAAAAACAAACTCCGAAAACCTGGAAAAATTCGCCCGCGAACAATACCTCATGAAGAAGGACAATGAGGATATTTTTATTATTGTGGACGAATGA
- the murF gene encoding UDP-N-acetylmuramoyl-tripeptide--D-alanyl-D-alanine ligase: protein MDLKALYSLYLQHRLVSTDSRNVPAGSVFFALKGDKFNGNAFALQALEKGAIASVVDEDVAGDSDRVIRVKNVLETLQDLARYHRQQSGFKVLAITGSNGKTTTKELCKAVLSQKYKVYATQGNLNNHIGVPLTLLSIGNEIEVGIIEMGANHPGEIKMLADIAEPDCGLITNAGKAHLEGFGGLEGVARAKGELFNHLIQHNKTLFLNEGSPLLPPLVASNYQHVVRYNGNTGWRLTKAESDPFLNLNVTDGTKELTIHTKLAGRYNAENVLAAVCVGQFFNISDQSIKNGIESYEPKNNRSQLISTAHNTVFMDAYNANPSSMAAAISEFLNIEGSNKILVLGEMREVGESSAGEHREIIDMLKASGSSRVICVGKSFEPFAEKAGFLYFNTVDDLTDVLKKEPLTGHFVFVKGSRSNNLEKVLPLL, encoded by the coding sequence ATGGATCTGAAAGCATTGTATTCACTGTATCTTCAACACCGGTTGGTTTCTACCGATTCCAGGAACGTACCGGCCGGTTCTGTTTTTTTCGCACTGAAAGGCGATAAGTTTAACGGAAATGCATTTGCCCTTCAGGCTCTGGAAAAAGGCGCCATTGCATCGGTTGTGGATGAGGATGTGGCAGGAGATTCTGATCGGGTAATACGGGTTAAAAATGTACTTGAGACGCTGCAGGACCTGGCGAGGTATCACAGGCAGCAATCCGGTTTTAAAGTTCTGGCCATTACCGGGTCAAACGGCAAAACAACTACAAAGGAACTCTGCAAAGCTGTTTTATCACAAAAGTACAAGGTATACGCCACACAAGGCAACCTGAACAACCATATAGGAGTGCCTCTTACATTGCTTTCCATTGGAAATGAGATTGAAGTGGGCATTATTGAAATGGGTGCCAATCACCCGGGTGAAATAAAAATGCTCGCGGATATTGCAGAACCCGATTGCGGACTGATAACGAATGCCGGGAAAGCACATCTTGAAGGCTTCGGTGGCCTTGAAGGTGTTGCAAGGGCCAAGGGCGAACTCTTCAATCATCTTATTCAGCATAACAAAACACTCTTCCTGAATGAGGGAAGTCCGTTGCTTCCTCCGCTTGTGGCGTCAAACTATCAGCATGTGGTACGATATAACGGGAATACGGGATGGCGGCTTACAAAAGCAGAAAGCGATCCTTTCCTGAATCTTAATGTTACTGACGGAACAAAGGAATTAACTATCCATACAAAACTCGCCGGGCGATATAATGCAGAGAATGTGCTGGCGGCTGTGTGTGTAGGGCAGTTTTTCAATATCAGTGATCAATCCATTAAAAATGGAATTGAATCATACGAACCCAAAAACAACCGCTCACAACTGATCAGCACTGCGCATAATACGGTTTTCATGGATGCCTATAATGCCAATCCTTCAAGCATGGCTGCAGCAATATCCGAATTTCTCAACATTGAAGGAAGTAATAAAATTCTTGTTCTCGGGGAAATGCGCGAGGTGGGGGAATCGTCAGCCGGTGAACACCGTGAAATCATTGACATGCTTAAAGCCTCCGGCAGTAGCAGGGTGATTTGCGTAGGTAAATCCTTTGAACCTTTTGCGGAAAAGGCCGGCTTCCTGTACTTCAATACAGTGGATGATCTTACCGATGTATTAAAAAAAGAGCCTTTAACCGGACATTTTGTCTTCGTTAAAGGCTCCCGTAGTAATAATCTGGAAAAGGTGTTGCCCCTGCTCTGA
- a CDS encoding SUMF1/EgtB/PvdO family nonheme iron enzyme has product MKVKFSAFLTIPALALILAGCSKGGSSSVSSTTGWDYNEAENGGFEVISGGEQETGPGLVLIEGGTFSMGRVEQDVTYDWNNAPRRVTVSSFYMDQTEVRNVDYREYLHWISRVFVDYPLVYKKALPDTLVWRRPMAYNEPYVQYYFRHPSYNEYPVVGVSWVQASDYCAWRTDRVNEGILIREGILKPDPNQLGKENFNTEAYLAGQYEGLVNQNLKSIDPNQEFRRVKIEDGMLLPKYRLPTEAEWEYAALALIGNTYEERVYERRIYPWDGHNLRNDEKADRGEMRANFVRGRGDMMGTAGGLNDNASIPAPVESYWPNDFGLYCMAGNVNEWVLDVYRPQTSQDVDEFNPFRGNVFQTLETDEEGNVAGKDSLGRLRYRDVTSEEAINRWNYKKSYYKNYKDGDYESSVIDGTQWTADAKTQSSNSERMYDSKTPGFETSLITDKTRVYKGGSWRDRAYWLSPGTRRYLDEEQSRDDLGFRCAMIRVGSQAEVGRKK; this is encoded by the coding sequence ATGAAAGTTAAGTTTTCTGCATTTCTGACTATTCCCGCGCTGGCGCTTATACTGGCAGGCTGTTCAAAGGGCGGTAGTTCAAGTGTTTCGTCAACGACCGGCTGGGACTATAACGAAGCCGAAAATGGCGGATTCGAAGTGATCAGCGGAGGCGAACAGGAAACCGGACCCGGACTTGTCCTGATCGAGGGAGGTACTTTCTCAATGGGTCGTGTTGAACAGGATGTTACTTACGACTGGAACAATGCCCCGAGGAGAGTTACTGTTAGTTCGTTCTACATGGATCAGACCGAAGTTAGAAATGTGGACTACAGGGAATACCTTCACTGGATAAGCAGGGTATTTGTTGATTATCCCCTTGTTTACAAAAAAGCATTGCCTGATACTCTCGTATGGAGAAGGCCTATGGCATACAATGAACCTTATGTTCAGTATTATTTCAGGCATCCTTCCTATAATGAATATCCTGTTGTAGGTGTTAGCTGGGTCCAGGCATCCGATTATTGTGCATGGCGTACTGACAGGGTAAATGAAGGCATCCTGATCCGAGAGGGCATTCTGAAACCCGATCCGAATCAGCTTGGAAAAGAAAATTTCAACACTGAAGCTTACCTGGCAGGACAATATGAAGGTCTTGTTAACCAGAACCTAAAGAGCATTGATCCGAACCAGGAATTCAGAAGAGTGAAGATCGAAGATGGTATGCTGTTACCCAAGTACAGGCTGCCGACCGAAGCCGAATGGGAATATGCTGCTCTTGCCCTGATTGGCAATACATATGAAGAACGTGTTTACGAACGTCGTATTTATCCATGGGATGGCCATAACCTCAGAAATGACGAGAAAGCCGACAGAGGTGAAATGCGCGCCAACTTCGTTCGTGGTCGTGGTGATATGATGGGTACCGCAGGCGGTTTGAATGATAATGCAAGTATTCCTGCTCCTGTTGAATCATACTGGCCCAATGATTTCGGTCTGTATTGCATGGCAGGAAACGTAAATGAGTGGGTACTCGACGTATATCGTCCCCAGACTTCACAGGATGTGGATGAATTCAATCCCTTCCGTGGCAATGTATTCCAGACTCTCGAAACGGATGAAGAAGGAAACGTAGCCGGAAAGGACAGCCTTGGAAGGCTTCGTTACAGGGATGTGACTTCAGAAGAAGCCATCAACAGGTGGAATTATAAAAAATCGTACTATAAGAATTATAAGGACGGTGATTATGAATCAAGCGTAATTGACGGAACTCAGTGGACGGCAGATGCCAAGACACAGTCCTCCAACTCCGAGCGTATGTATGATTCAAAAACCCCCGGTTTTGAAACTTCATTGATAACCGACAAAACGCGTGTATACAAAGGTGGTTCATGGCGTGACCGTGCATACTGGCTCAGTCCGGGCACCCGCCGCTACCTTGATGAAGAGCAGTCACGTGATGACCTTGGTTTCCGTTGCGCTATGATTCGCGTTGGAAGCCAGGCAGAAGTTGGCAGAAAAAAATAG